Proteins found in one Massilia sp. H6 genomic segment:
- a CDS encoding thioesterase family protein, with protein sequence MARLLLDFPEDQFCYSTPMSVRVTDVNAANHLGNDSMISMISEARARFLFEFGVAETERDGTGIIVTDLATTYRAEAHARDQLLFEVGVMDFNKYGGDITFRVTRPRDRKLIAMAKSGFVFFNYKSSQVVTMPDDFRAKFDRVNWID encoded by the coding sequence ATGGCACGCTTACTCCTTGATTTCCCAGAAGACCAGTTCTGTTATTCCACCCCGATGTCGGTGCGCGTCACCGACGTCAATGCCGCCAATCACCTCGGTAACGATTCGATGATCTCGATGATCTCCGAGGCCCGCGCGCGCTTCCTGTTCGAGTTCGGCGTTGCCGAGACCGAGCGCGACGGCACCGGCATCATCGTCACCGACCTGGCCACCACCTACCGCGCCGAAGCGCATGCGCGCGACCAGTTGCTGTTCGAGGTGGGCGTCATGGACTTCAACAAATACGGCGGCGACATCACCTTCCGCGTCACCCGCCCGCGCGACCGCAAACTGATCGCCATGGCCAAGTCGGGGTTTGTCTTCTTTAACTATAAAAGCAGCCAGGTAGTAACGATGCCAGACGATTTTCGCGCGAAGTTCGACCGGGTCAACTGGATCGACTGA
- a CDS encoding RNA polymerase sigma factor, giving the protein MTTPPDTPDHELLRQTHAGRADAFTALYRRHQGPLFRYALMRCGASDTAADVVQEAFMGLLTRRFGFDPLRGQLQHFLFGVVRKLILKLEEARRRQVALPEPDEDGELELDLPCDGAGPLTRLLDNETAEHVRRALALLPAHYRDVVILYELHDLSYLEIAAVCQVDIGTVRSRLSRGRAALAKRLKAHAPDCLVN; this is encoded by the coding sequence ATGACGACACCCCCCGACACTCCCGACCACGAACTGCTGCGCCAAACGCATGCCGGCCGGGCCGATGCCTTCACGGCGCTGTACCGGCGTCACCAGGGTCCGCTGTTCCGCTATGCGCTGATGCGTTGCGGTGCAAGCGACACGGCGGCCGATGTCGTGCAAGAAGCTTTCATGGGGCTGCTCACCAGGCGCTTCGGTTTCGATCCGCTGCGTGGGCAGCTCCAGCACTTCCTGTTCGGAGTGGTGCGCAAGCTGATCCTGAAGCTGGAAGAAGCGCGCCGGCGCCAGGTTGCGCTGCCCGAGCCCGACGAAGACGGCGAACTCGAACTCGACCTGCCCTGCGACGGCGCCGGGCCGTTGACTCGCCTGCTGGACAACGAGACCGCCGAGCACGTGCGGCGCGCGCTGGCACTGCTGCCGGCGCACTACCGCGACGTGGTCATTTTGTATGAACTGCACGACCTGTCCTACCTGGAGATCGCCGCGGTCTGCCAGGTCGACATTGGCACCGTCCGCTCGCGCCTGTCGCGTGGCCGGGCGGCCCTGGCCAAACGCCTGAAGGCGCATGCGCCGGACTGCCTTGTGAATTGA
- a CDS encoding sorbosone dehydrogenase family protein — MLLGRAQMILRVAVAMLTAMVIALSLSACGGGGGNPGSPGPVTPPPAATGSLAITTGGLPAGVDASVRVTGPNNFQQDLTGSQTLSSIAVGSYSVTAAPVTAGGVSYTPAPATQSAIVSAGATATATVAYGGAALSIALSEVASNLVNPTWLTAPPGDPRLFVLERPGRIRIVQNNSVLAIPFLDLSGRVFTGGEGGLLSMAFDPAFARNGYFYIYYTDPQQDIVVERFSASPNPNLADPTSNLVILRIPHPNFVNHFGGQVAFGPDGFLYASTGDGGGAGDPQGNGQNLGSLLGKLLRVDVSAARAGQPYTIPASNPYLNGPGRRAEIWATGLRNPWRFSFDNGQLYLSDVGQDRREEVNISAAGNTGAAGLNYGWNTMEGTLCYNAASCDRTGLTLPAFEYDHGSNDANGCAITGGFVYRGSALPELAGRYFYSDYCRGFLKSFLATGGNITEQRDWNIASIGNVISFGQDGAGELYLTTARGSVYKIGRSAAP; from the coding sequence ATGCTGCTTGGACGTGCGCAAATGATCTTGCGGGTAGCTGTAGCCATGTTGACAGCCATGGTCATCGCCCTGTCGCTGTCCGCCTGCGGCGGCGGTGGCGGCAACCCCGGCAGCCCCGGCCCGGTCACCCCGCCGCCTGCCGCTACCGGCAGCCTGGCCATCACCACGGGCGGCCTGCCGGCCGGCGTCGACGCCTCGGTGCGCGTCACCGGCCCCAATAATTTTCAGCAAGACCTGACAGGCTCGCAAACCCTGTCTAGCATTGCCGTCGGCAGCTATAGTGTGACTGCCGCCCCCGTCACCGCTGGGGGCGTGAGCTATACCCCCGCACCAGCTACCCAAAGCGCCATCGTCAGCGCCGGCGCCACCGCAACCGCCACGGTCGCCTACGGCGGCGCCGCGCTCAGCATCGCCCTGAGCGAAGTGGCGAGCAATCTCGTGAACCCGACCTGGCTTACCGCGCCGCCGGGCGACCCGCGCCTGTTCGTGCTCGAGCGGCCGGGACGCATCCGCATCGTTCAGAACAACAGCGTGCTGGCTATTCCCTTTCTCGACTTGAGCGGCCGCGTCTTTACCGGTGGCGAAGGCGGCCTGCTGTCGATGGCCTTCGATCCGGCCTTTGCCCGCAATGGATATTTCTATATTTACTACACCGACCCGCAGCAGGACATCGTCGTCGAGCGCTTCAGCGCCAGTCCCAATCCCAACCTGGCCGACCCGACATCCAACCTGGTCATCCTGCGCATCCCGCACCCGAACTTCGTCAACCATTTTGGCGGCCAGGTCGCCTTCGGTCCCGATGGTTTTCTGTATGCCAGCACCGGCGACGGCGGCGGCGCAGGCGACCCGCAAGGCAATGGCCAGAACCTGGGCTCGCTGCTGGGCAAGCTGCTGCGCGTCGACGTGAGCGCAGCACGCGCCGGCCAGCCCTACACCATCCCGGCCAGCAATCCCTACCTCAATGGGCCTGGCCGGCGCGCCGAGATCTGGGCCACCGGCCTGCGCAACCCGTGGCGCTTCAGCTTCGACAACGGCCAGCTCTACCTGAGCGACGTCGGCCAGGACCGGCGCGAAGAAGTCAACATCAGCGCGGCCGGCAACACTGGCGCGGCGGGCCTGAATTACGGCTGGAACACGATGGAAGGCACGCTGTGCTACAACGCCGCCAGCTGCGACCGCACCGGCCTGACCCTGCCGGCATTCGAGTACGACCACGGCAGCAACGACGCCAACGGTTGCGCGATCACCGGCGGCTTCGTCTACCGCGGCAGCGCCCTGCCAGAGCTGGCCGGGCGCTATTTCTACTCTGATTATTGCCGCGGCTTCTTGAAAAGCTTCCTGGCCACCGGGGGCAACATTACCGAGCAGCGCGACTGGAACATCGCCAGTATCGGCAATGTGATCTCGTTCGGCCAGGACGGCGCGGGCGAGTTGTACCTCACCACCGCGCGCGGCAGCGTGTACAAAATCGGGCGCTCCGCCGCGCCATGA